The following DNA comes from Nicotiana sylvestris chromosome 10, ASM39365v2, whole genome shotgun sequence.
ACCTTCCgatccacgtaactcttctgtctggactgggctgtatagagtctatcctgaatcaccttaaccttctccaaagcatcctgaaccaagtctgtgcccaatagtctggcCTCACCCagatcaaaccaacccaccgaagATCTGcaccgcctactatataaagccttatacggtgccatatgaatgctagactgatatgtgttgttgtaagcaaactccgccaatggcaagagctgatcccaagaccctccaaactccatcacacacgcacagagcatatcctcaagaatctgaatagtgcactcggactgtccgtccgtctaaggatgaaatgctatactcaactctacccgagtacctaactcatgctgaacggctctccagaaccgtgatatgaactgggtacctctatctgaaatgatagaaactggaataccatgcagatgaacaatctcccgaatataaatctccgccaaccgctccgaagaataagtagtacacacaggattgaaatgagcggacttggtcagccgatccacaatcacccaaatagcatcaaactttttcgaagtccgtgggagcccaactacaaagtccatggtgatccgctcccacttccactccggaatctctatctgctgatgCAACCTACtaggtctctggtgctcatacttcacctgctgacagttgagacacctagctacgaatccaactatatctttcttcatccgcctccactaatagtgctgcctcaaatcctgatacattttcgcggcacccggatgaatggaataccacgagctatgtgcctcctccagaatcaactcctgaagccccttaacattgggtacacaaatccggccatacatcctcaataccccatcatcaccaatagtcacatccctagcatcaccgtgttgaaccttgtccttgaggacaagcaaatgagggccatcatactgccgctccttGATACGgtcaaataaagaagaccgagaaaccatgcaatctagaacccgactgggcttcgaaagatccaatttcacaaactgactggctaaggcctgaatatccatcgccataggcctctctgatgctggtaaataagctaaactccccaaactctctgcccggcggctcaaagcatcggccaccacattagccttgccctggtgatacaaaatagtgatatcatagtcctttagcaaatccaaccacctcctctagcgcaaatttagatccttttgtttgaacaaatgctgcaagctccgatggtcagtataaacctcacaaggcacaccgtataagtaatggtgccaaatctttagggcgttaataatggcagctaactcaaggtcatgaacagggtagttcttctcatgtacctttaattgtttggacgcgtaggcaatcccactaccgtcctgcatcaacactgctccgaggccaaccctcgaggcattacaatagaccgtataagacctcgAACTTGTAgacaatatcaaaattggggttgtagtcaatgttgtcttgagcttctgaaagctcgcctcacacttctCTGTCCACTGAagcggagcacccttctaggtcaatctggtcatgggggatgcaatcgatgaaaacccctccacaaaatgacggtagtagtcagccaaaccaaggaaactgcggatctcggcagctgagaatggtctgggccaactccgctcggcctctatcttcttcggatccacctgaataccctcgctcgATACCACAttgcctaagaatgccactgaatccaaccaaaactcacatttcgagaatttagcatataacttcttctttctcagagtttgaagcacagtcctcaggtgctgctcatgatcttccctactccgggaatacaccaaaatgtcatcaataaagacaatgacgaacgagtcaaaaTACAGCCGAAACAccttgtgcatcaaatgcataaaggctgttggggcattggtcatcccaaatgatataacaaggaacttgtaatgaccataccgagtcctgaaagcggACTTCGatatatctggctcccaaatcttcaactgatggtaacctgagcgcaagtcaatcttagaaaacacccgtgcaccctgaagttggtcaaacaggtcatcaatacgaggcaagggataacggttcttcactgtaacattgttcaactggcgataatcgatacacatacgtataaaaccatcctttttcttcacaaacaagacaagagcaccccgAGGTGATACACTGgactgaataaaacccttatcaagcaattcctataactgatccttcaactccttcaactcaggaggagccatacgatacggaggaatagaaatgggctaagtgcccgacaatagatcaatgccaaaatcaatatctctatcaggcggcatgcttggaaggtcagctggaaacacatcgagaaaatcctatactactagaactgaatcaactgaaggggtatcaatatggacatctctcacataagctaaatatgcgtcacaccccttctcaaccatacgctgagctttaagaaaagaaatgaatCTACTGGGGGTGTAATCTAAGGtatccctccactcaacacgcggtacacctggcatagctagtgtcacattttggtgtgacaatcaagtatagcataatggggcgacaaccagtccatgcccaagataatatcaaaatcgactatgctgagtaacaataaatctgctctggtctcaaaaccactaagagcaaccaaacacgatcgataaacACGGTCCATAatgagagaatctcccacaggagtagaacataaataggggaactcaaagaatcacgaggtacacccaaatgcggagcaaaataagaagacacataagagtaagtagagcctggatcgaatagaaccgatacatctctgtgacaaaccaatataatacatgtgatgacagaatcagaggcaacaacctcggtacgggcaggaagggcatagtatctggcctggcctccccttctaggtcaacctctacctccccgacctccacctctagctgactgagtaggtggggtagcaaccggagctgtaaccatagcctgagaactcatAGGTGAAGCAACTGAGTCCCTGAGGAACATCCTCCCTCAAGAACAGATATGAAAACTGAGTCCCAGTCAGTGAAGCAACCtcaggtgcgccaccactcataggtggctcctcgaagctagaagctagtgaaagaaaccccgcttgatcctgagatacccatggtacggagaatgagGTAACACTCATCAAGGAACCCTacagcatcctccgatgctaaaCCGTTGAATACAGGAgacttgtacttcttgaacctctcaagcctcaattgctcatcctcggaagcagctgccctatcctcgggctaaGCTGGCACTGCAGGCGGCAAAGGAATAATATCAAGGACTTTCTCAACATgaactcgctgctcaggagtgcgggctgCGGGattttgtgctcctcccccggcctgggatgtagctgcagcaaggggaagcaaccctgcttgagccagtgtggtgtacatgctcataaactgtgccagagtctcctgaagtgctggtgtggtagtagtagtaggtgTGTCAGGTTCCTAGACTCCGACTGGATTCTCTGGTGGTACCTTGGTGGCAGCTCGCGCatgtgctctagctgcaccacgtgcatATCCTCGGCCTTTACCCCGGCCCCaacctctgacggctgcagtagggggtgcTGGTGTCTGATCATCTTGGGTAGcatatgtcctcaccatctatgagagaatagaagacaaaagtttagaatggtgatgtcaaaatatcgcacgacaaggaaatcaaatgaagtggaattttcctaacagctACATAGCCTCTGGTATATAAGTACAGAcctctccgtaccgatcagcgagactctaataaaccgggttgtaattcatgactcctatgatcCTAAAGctataataccaacttgtcacgaccccggttcaccctccgtgaaccatcgtgatggcacctagtctctacgactaggtaagcctaaatttgcggaagataaccaaacttgcagaagtaaaataatttaaaaatagaatAAAGCAATAATAGTGTGGAaatgtgccgctcgacatattccatgtttaactctcaacaacaaacataaattcaagacccggaaacccatgaatcacaagctacaaaAGAAATAccacatagctctaactccagaatttctaataaaaatagaaaaagtgcagaagggctaaatactaaaggcaggaatagaaagggactccttggtctacggacgtggcagatgtacctcggagtctctacgcaGTCGCCTCTCTCAATGATAGTAGGCCTGATCAGTGGTACCTgggtctgcacatgaaaaacatgcgcaagagaggcatgagtacaccacagcggtacttagtaagtatcaagcctaacctcggttgggtagtgacgaggaaggtcaagtcCATACTGAGGTCAAATAAGATATAAAGATTAACAGTATAGAATGAAACAGTATAAAtgagtacaacagtaaaataacacagggtGAACAGAACAACAAACTATATAGAACAAGGTAAACatgaaaggaaatacaactcaacactgATAGTAACAATCAggaatctcccaggataccgtcctgttgtgtgtgtgtgtatatatatatatgtccgaaggatctcccgggataacgtcccgtagtccaactcatagtgcgtgaggatctactggaatcccgttccgtagtcccaaatgtaaatacccagtattggggaatctaccgggtgcattcccgtagttccatataactatgcagggggatctatcggaaatctaacccgtagtcccaaagtaaacagataaaggggggatctaccggaatcccacatctgtagtcccaaaataaatacacagcaacaacaggaagatatacagaaatgacaagatttcatattaaggcaacaatgattctagcctagcatgctgcacagaatccaAGTAAGGCAGGTTAAATCAGATAAAgcaaattaagtcacttagacatgctttcctaagctaacaacaggctcaatagtgcaagaaatagaaacaggaaaagaaacatactaataattacttaagaaaaaaatcagatttccaacaattagctcaagtacgcactcgtcacctcacgtacaaggcgttTCAATTACCAagtataccaatcctaaggggaaggtcccccacacaaggttagacaagccacttacctcgaaccgactcaaaatcaacctgaaaccatgctcttgccacgagtactcgactccaaatagcccaaatctattcaatccaattacataatgtaaataacacttcaagtaattgattctataATTTAATTCTAAGCTagtacgcgaaattatgtaaaatgacaaaaatgcccctcgggcccacatctcgggatcgggtaaaatttacattttcaaaaacctcgtactctcacgagtctatacataacaagaacactgaaatcggagtccaaatgacccctcaaatcctcatttaaaggcctcttaaactcaagccctaattacccattttttccaaatttctcatcattaattaggtctttaatcacatgaAAATGAGTTATAAAGTCAAGGACATTACCTCTAATcgatttttctttgttttaatccctctcaaaagctccaaaccAGGATGAAAATGGCGGAAGAATAGCCAAATttcgcaaaggcaactatttatatgttctgcccagcgattttcgcATTTGTGGCCCTgagactgcatctgcggtcccgcttccgTGAAACAAGTGTCGCATCTATAACTTTCATTAAATGGCCaattttccgcacctgcggtcttccACTCGCAGATGTGGTTCCGCTTCTGTGGAAtatccaccgcatctgcggaacctgctgAACAAACcaaaatccgcatctgcggtctcctTGGCCGCATTTGCGGTCCCCAAGCTGCAGATGTGAAAATAATAGAAGCAGCAATGCTACAATTGCTGCAACACTTTTTCAACCTtcccatcaaccatccgaaatcatcccgaggcccccgagacctcaaccaaaagcgccaacatcacctaataccttattcaaactagtaccaatccttaaaacacctaaaacaacatcaggAACTCGAATTAATCAGgcatttaagcctaagaactccaatttCCTCCAactacgctttcgatcaaaaacataaccaaaacacatccgaatgacctgaaactttgcatgcatcccaaatgacatgaatgaactactgcaacttccggaattccattccgaccctcggatcaaaatctcactatcgaaccggaaacttcaaaaattcaaccttcggcatttcaagcctaaataagctacggacctctaaaacactatccgaacacgctccaaaccccaaaatcacccaacggagctaatggaaccattaGATTtacattctgaggccgtcttcatactattccgactacagtcaagtttcaacacttaagctctcattcagagactaagtgtcctaaaactctctgaaactcacaACCAAATATCCCGGCGAATCAAattagcagaattaaacttggaaaaagcagttaataagggatcagggcgttaattcttaagacaaccgtcCAAGTTGTCACAACGTATGACCGTAATATAAACGACTATTATACAAGTGGTCGATATTACTATGAATCATAACGATATAATTAGCTTAGGTAATCATATTAGTGAATGTACTTATATGGTTGCTACAGGCCGATACGTATGACCTTAATATAAACGGCTATTATATAAACGGTCGATATTACTAcgaatcacaacgatataattagcttaggttatatgactacaaccatattatttaatggacttatatggttgctataggccgataCGTAAGACCTTAATATAAACGGCTATTATACAAACGATCGATATTACAATGAATCATAACGATATAAGGTACGATTATAGGGAATTATTaggtaaaaaagaaaaggaaaataaaaaaaagacggAAGGTAAAAACAATTTTAGGTATAAATTAGTATGAAGAAGGAAATAAATAAAGCAGATAAAAATGTAACTATTGTTTTaacgtttttttttaaaaaaatgattgGCTTGATAGGAAAAAATTAAAATCCACCCCGTTAAAGGTGAGATTCGATCTCGAGACGCCTCACTCAATAAACGCAATAACTACCCTTACTTAACCAACGCACCGATTAGAACTTTTATACTTTTTGTACCTTTATTTATATACATTGGAATCCTAAATTAGGGCTATATAAGTATACATATCTTCCTTGGAAAGTTAATCGATACGCCCAAAATTTTGATTTTGCAGTTGATCTGCCCATGGTCCCTTGACGCTCCATCTTCAAAATTTCAACAGGTTTCctgcttcttcctcttcttctttttccataaTCTTAATCTTAACTTTCCTTTATCCTAATCTTCATCATTTTTCCTATAATCCTAGGCCTAATATGATTCCTCCAGTCGGAAAAAAAATTGCATTGGAACTTTACCTTTCGATATACTAAGCAATCTTCCTGATGATGTTCTTGATGATATTCTTATATGTATTCCTTTACTAGATGCTGTTAGAACAAGCATCTTATCAAGGAAATGGAGATATAAATGGTGTAGAATTCCACAACTTACTCTTGATCGAACCTTTTGGAAAATACACCAAACTTCTTACTTTGAAAATATTATCCGCCACATTTTGACCCATCGTGGAGGACCAGTTAAATAGTTTACCCTCTTAATTCCATAGTTGGAAGACTTTACTTATATTAGACAGTTGATAGGGTTCCTCTCTAAAAATGGTATTGAACATCTTATTCTTAAATTTCCGATCAGGGGGAAACCATACAAATTGCCTGCTTCATTTTTCAGATGTGTGCATTTGAGGCATCTATCTCTTGAAGACTGTTTAATATCTCATCCACCATCCTTCAGAGGTTTTGAAAGGATAATTAGCCTGAAGCTATACAATGTTACAATCTTGTACACGTTGCTTGGAAGATTAATATCTCATTGCCCATTGCTAGAGCAATTGGTGCTTCATCTCCCAGATAATTACCGTGGTATCATTGAAGTTAATGCCCCCATATTGAAGTCCCTTGACTTCATAGGCAGAGTATGGTTTATCAGTTTAAAAATTGTTCCTCTTCTGGCACAATTATCACTTGCTCTTAGGGGAGGCTATATCCTGGAAGCAAAACCTCACTATACTAGGTTTTTTGAGTCTTTTTGTGCGCTGGAACATCTCTATTTGGATAACCATAGTGTCAAGGTAAATGTGCTTCATAACTTCACTGTATTGCATTTTCATAGATGGAATATATTGTGGGCTATGAACCATCCTTTTAATTTGGGATGTTCTTTCTAGTTATTGGTTGCAGGTGTAGGAGAAGTACCAACTAATCTTCCCTTTCGTGTTGACTGTGTGAAAAATCTTTACCTCTTTGATCTTTATCTGAGTGAATTGTATTCTGTCGCCTGTGCTTTGTGTTTGATGAGAAGCTTCCCATATTTAGAATATATGAAAATCAAGGTTCTTACTTAATCATTTGGTTATCTTCTTAAGTTCTCATTATGTAGTGGCTTCTTTATACCTCCGATCGCCATTTAAATTTggtgttttttttaattatttcttaggTGGATAATAGTGGTGTACCTATAGCACTGGATAATATTGATTTGGAAGGAAGTTTTGGAGAAACAACATTCAACAACCTCAGTATAATTGTGATTAGGAGCATTCGAGGGACAAATCCTTACATGCAACTGTTGAAGCTTCTTCTAGCAAAGTCTTCGGCTCTTACGAGAATCATAATCAAGGCATTGACGTATGAAGATTATGAAATTCTCAAATCAGTAATTGAGCATTCAGAATTTAGGTGTGCATCACCTGACACAGAAGTTGTATTAAACTACTAGtacatttgtattttttttgACAATTCTGGTACATTGCATGTTTTGGAAAATTCCAGTACATGCCATGTTTTGACAATTCTGTAACATGTCGTGTTTTGACAATCCTGTTATGCCGTGTTTTGACAATTCTGTTACATGTCGtgttttaattttcttaagtttAGTGTTGTGAATCATTCATCATttgctgtcacgaccccaaataccggtcgtgatggcgcctatcatgttactaggcaagccaactagtCAATAACCACAACCCTCTTTCTAATAACATTAAGCCATACTACTTATAATGAATTTGGTATCTAAAACTTGCATCAGAAAAATGGCTTAATGTTTGCATCAAATATCACGAAATTGCTccaacccggcccccgggcccacgtctcaaaatccgacaaaattaacatcaatggaaatcctcatcctctcatgaGACATATCaggaacatcaaaatcggacctcaaatggccccttaaatccgcaatttaactctccaatttcaagccctaatttccctaatttttgctactgattttccatagatttcaagttcaaaatgttaaaattcatcatagaaacaagtttagggtccaaaaatcttacctccacgaaatcctcttgaattccctcttcaattagctctcccaagctttctcccgaatgaaatatggtgaaaaccctcacaaaatcgcgaagggtgaaatatatatacattctgacccaggcattttcgcacctgcgttCAATCCACCGCATTTGCAGTACCGTATTTGCGGTCAATTAGCCACTTCTGCGGCTTTCACTTAAAATCcaaaaatcgcatctgcgaccacgtagccgcacctgcgccatcgcaggtgcggtcatcCAACCGTATTTGCGGCTCCTGCACTTCTCttccttgaccgcttctgcggtcattttCTCGCATCTACGGCATcacacctgtggtccccaatccgcaggtgcaaaaataccaaaacagaaaaatctgcagcttctcaaatttcccaaactctccaaaaaccatccgaaatcacttcgagacccccgagacctcaactaaaagcacaaacatatcccataaccttattcaaactcgtcccaaccttcggaacactcaaaacaacattgaaacaccaaaaacacatcaaattcaagcctaggattccaaaatcttccgaattccatttttgatcaaaaacccaaccaaaccacgtccgaatgacatgaaattttgcacacatgtcataaatgatacaacggagctactgaaactttcaaaattctattccgacccctatatcaaaatctcacctatcaatcagaAAACGCAAATAGCCTAAACCTTCCATGAgattccaaaatgcattccaatcatgctcctaagtcccaaatcacctaacggagctaaccaaatcataaaaattccgatccgagatcatataccaacaattcaa
Coding sequences within:
- the LOC104246049 gene encoding F-box/FBD/LRR-repeat protein At1g13570-like: MNHNDIRGKPYKLPASFFRCVHLRHLSLEDCLISHPPSFRGFERIISLKLYNVTILYTLLGRLISHCPLLEQLVLHLPDNYRGIIEVNAPILKSLDFIGRVWFISLKIVPLLAQLSLALRGGYILEAKPHYTRFFESFCALEHLYLDNHSVKLLVAGVGEVPTNLPFRVDCVKNLYLFDLYLSELYSVACALCLMRSFPYLEYMKIKVDNSGVPIALDNIDLEGSFGETTFNNLSIIVIRSIRGTNPYMQLLKLLLAKSSALTRIIIKALTYEDYEILKSVIEHSEFRCASPDTEVVLNY